The window CTTCCCACCATGCATTTCTACAATCCTTTTTGTCAAAGCGAGTCCCAACCCGGTTCCCTGGTATTTTCGTGAAAAGGAGTTATCCGCCTGCCAGAATTCTTTGAATACCTTCTCCTGATCTTCAGGTTTCATCCCTATTCCCGAGTCCGTTACCGAAACCTGTAACGTATCGTCTATAATGCTCGCCTTTGTGATAATATTACCATTTTCTGAAGTGAACTTTATGGCATTTGAGAGCAGATTATAAAGAACCTGTTTAAATTTAACCCTGTCTGCCTCAATGTCTTTTGTCTCCGGATGTATTTCTGTCTGTAAGTGTAAATGCTTTTTATCAGCAAGCCCCTGTATTATATGGTACACATCTTGAATAGCATCAGTCACAGAAAATACCTCATGTTGAAGAACCATTTTCCCTGCCTCAATTTTAGATAAATCGAGGATATCGTTTATCATTTGCAAAAGATGATAGCCGCTACTGTGAATATCTTTTACAAAATCCAACTGTTCTTCGTTGAGATCACCGCAAATCTTGTCCCTGAGTACCTCTGCAAAACCAATGATTGCATTGAGTGGAGTACGCAACTCATGAGACATGTTAGCCAGAAACTCTGATTTCAGTTTATTGGCACGTTTCAGGGCTATGTTCGCCTCCTGTAAATGAGCGGTTTTCTCGGCAATTCGCTGTTCTAATAATGAATAAGAAGAGCGTAATTTACTGGACATGTCGTTAAAGGCCCTGCCGAGTCGTCCGACTTCATCATTAGATGAAATATCAACCTTTGTCGAAAGATCTCCGGTTTTTGTTACAATCGCTGCAGCCGCCGTTAGTTTTTCAATGGGCCTCATGAGTTTGCCTGTGATAAAGAAAATAATCACCACAATCAGCAGGATACTGACAACGCCAACAATGAGAAAAAAAATAATATCAGATGCAAACCGTTGCTCAGCTATTTCTTTTGGAATAATAACACTCAAAGCTCCCTTGATTTCCCCCAGCTTATAATCATATCCCGCACTGTAATTTTTCTGTATAACCTCCGGAGCCTTTTCTTTCGGTCCATGACAGAGAAGGCATTCCTCTTTTACATATAAAGCGTACATATAACGTTCTACCCTGTTCCCCTCTATAATGTCATCTGACCAGTATTCCACAAGGCTGGAATCTGCTTCCATTTTCTTAAGCATTTCTTCCTCAAAGGCGTCTGGTTTATTTTCCTCATTTCGGTAACGCAAACTTGTCTGTTTAATAATATAGCCGGTCCTCTCAGCAAACTTTTTGCTGATAGCATTCGTAGCAATGGCCGGGACAAAATGTTTTGTCCTGTCATTAATTTCAATGTTTTGAGAGTGTATAACGGATGCAAGGTAATTCCTCGAAGTTTCCAATTCTATGACCAACATCCGTGCCTTCTCCTGGATTTCCTTGATGAATTCCTGGTGTGTTCGTTTATAAACCAAGAAAGCTACTATGCCGTTCAAAGTAACGAGTAACGCAGCCAATAAAATTACTAATTTATGTCTTATCTTCATACTTCTTCTCAACAGTAATAGCCCCTAACGGGCAACATTTTTCAAACCCTGGCTGGACATCCCATTCAGATGTTTTTTCAGCAATAATCTTTGCCTTATCCGCAACCACTTCCATAGCACCTTCAGAATTCGCGACGCATATTCCACAGCCGACACATTTCGCTTCATCTACGTTCACCGTAACAGGTTTATCACCACCCGTTATAGTTGCCTGATCAAGATAGTGAAAGTGTTCTTTCCCGGGAATTTCATCGGTATATTCTGACGTACGCCTTTTTAATTGCTGTCGGCCTTTTCGGTTATAAATAAAAATTGAGCGTCCACATTGATTACAGATATGTAGTTGCTGCAGCTTATCAAGATAATCAATCACCGTCTGGACTACCGTTGCATGGCTCCATGTTAAAGGAGAAACAGAAACAGGCTCGCCCGTATATGGATCAATCTGCTCTGCGAGCACGCCTGAAGGTAACGCCCGTGATACTGCCCACTTGAGATGTTGCACCACACATTCGAGGTCTTTTGTAGATTTCGCTATCAATGATTGATATTGTGCCAACCACATTGTACAGATTATCCACGGGTTGCCCGGCATCGATTCATCATTACTTACACGCTGATATGGATCACGCTCGTATCTGGCTATTCCTCCTATGTTAGTTTTAACCCACAGGCTTTCCTCAATCGACCTCATCGTGTTTTTTACTTTAATATCATCCGGATGGTAAACACCAAAGGCAAACATCCCATATAAGCTGGCATCAACGGTTGCGTCAA is drawn from Candidatus Scalindua sp. and contains these coding sequences:
- a CDS encoding response regulator, coding for MKIRHKLVILLAALLVTLNGIVAFLVYKRTHQEFIKEIQEKARMLVIELETSRNYLASVIHSQNIEINDRTKHFVPAIATNAISKKFAERTGYIIKQTSLRYRNEENKPDAFEEEMLKKMEADSSLVEYWSDDIIEGNRVERYMYALYVKEECLLCHGPKEKAPEVIQKNYSAGYDYKLGEIKGALSVIIPKEIAEQRFASDIIFFLIVGVVSILLIVVIIFFITGKLMRPIEKLTAAAAIVTKTGDLSTKVDISSNDEVGRLGRAFNDMSSKLRSSYSLLEQRIAEKTAHLQEANIALKRANKLKSEFLANMSHELRTPLNAIIGFAEVLRDKICGDLNEEQLDFVKDIHSSGYHLLQMINDILDLSKIEAGKMVLQHEVFSVTDAIQDVYHIIQGLADKKHLHLQTEIHPETKDIEADRVKFKQVLYNLLSNAIKFTSENGNIITKASIIDDTLQVSVTDSGIGMKPEDQEKVFKEFWQADNSFSRKYQGTGLGLALTKRIVEMHGGKIWFKSEYEKGSTFCFTLPLKATFRIPKPKVNEARQHKLAGNDVKTILVVEDNRMAADLLAVYLTNEGYNVIVAVDGKEAIKKAKEFKPFLITLDIMLPKVDGWEVLSKLKNFPETADIPVIIVSIVDNKNLGYSLGAASYLMKPVDRKILINTVEIITSNLSTKDKPMEILVVDDDEEAVKYIRAILENAGFRVLTAYGGKAGIELAINNNPDMIILDLMMPDISGFDVVENLRKHQKTKNIPIVICSSKDITEEDKKVLNGNIMAIVQKGSHTKEELLREIQNIEKLHEK